Within the Setaria viridis chromosome 3, Setaria_viridis_v4.0, whole genome shotgun sequence genome, the region AGGCAGTGGAAACTTTACACCGTATCTGTGCCTTATTCTCTGAGATTCAGTACGCACACATCATCAAACATTCAAACTTGACAGCCCAGCTTCGCTGccatgaaaaagaaaacacaaaACCTTGCATCCATTGCACACTATCAGATGATTTCAATACTATTGTTGAAAAACAAAATCTGTTACAAAGAAACTACAGTATCAAACTACAGCTTTGGCATGGTGTCTGGCAGCAGTTCGAGAGCACTTATACAGCTGATATTGTTGAAGAGATCTTACTGACTAACAGAACAACTCTAGCTGATAAAAGCCAAATGCCCTGAACAATTCCACAGATCTGCAGAGAGAGTTCACGAACCTCAAGTAGGGTATAAGAAAACCGCATCATCTTGGATCACACACCCAGTCGAGCTGCAGGGTTCTTGTTGACCAGCCAGTACGCTTTTAACTAGGGGCTGCACGGTGCCGATTGAAGCTCGAACCACATGAATTAGCAGGATAGCTTGAACTATTACTTTAGAAATGTCCTGCCAGCGGTGTTTGCTCGTCCACAACAGCGTGGCAACCTGTAGAACTATAGCAACTGCTAAATCAGCTGACACCAGCCGATCAAAAATATATTCGCCCCACCTGTTCTCAGGGTCAAATGTTAGCCATACAGACATCACAGATGTGATTAGCATGGACAGAACTGCTCCAAAAAACAATGTCGCAGACAAAATAAGATAAAACCGGTGATCTCTTGTTTGTCTGGTAAACACAAACAGAGATATCGTTGGTATCGAGAGAAAGAACGACATGATGTTTGCAAACATGAATATCCAGAAAGAAGTTCTCCCTCCGTGTACTGGCTTACCAGCATCCGCGCCTTCTGCAATGTAACCCCCAGGTGGTGTAGAAGCAGCAGCGAGTGCTGAACTGAATCCAATAAATATAGAGTTGTTGAACATGTTCCGGGACACATTAGCGTAAATGCTTGATTCCTTCTTTTCTTTCGAGCACCGATTATCTTTCAATTTTTTAGCCAGGTGGCAGGGGCTGCCGTAGGCACCACAGAGATTTAAGCATATGATGATGGAAGTGTCCGTCAACTATACGACAAAGGGAAATAGAAAAGAGTTTATAACCTAGAAATCCTCTTCaaaataaaatgttgaaagagCAGAATGCACGATGGAGGAACTTACCGATGACAATAATGTATCATCACTTTGTATCTTATTCGAGGCAACATCTAGAGGTGTTGATCCCTCGTTGTTCATAATGGCCAGATTCACCCTAGGATCCACCAtaagaaagaagaagatcatTGCCTGCCCATGCTTTACTGACAGATGTAGCGGTgtgtttccttcgccatccctCGCATTCATCATCCTCAAGAACTTTGGGTTTCCACATATGTGCCGAACCAACATCACCCTTCCATGTTCAACGGCGCAGTGTAGGATATTTCTGCGTTTGTTGTCAAGCAACTCATCATAGTCCAGGCATATTTCAATGAATTTGCGGACAATATTAACGTTGCCCATTATAGCGGCAATGTGGATAGGAAATAGACCCTCATTATCTTGAATGTATGCAAGGGAGCTGTTATTGCTCAATAGAAGTTCCACAGGTTCAAGTTTTTGAGCCAATAGTGTCCCATGGTGACGGGCAGTTCTTCCATAATTGTAGACCTTGCTGGCAAGTGTTTGTTCCCAACGTT harbors:
- the LOC117850268 gene encoding protein ACCELERATED CELL DEATH 6 isoform X1 codes for the protein MAARRETPHTMKPRVLKAVATGDLGLLEQALGLKPSPATAEQGDLSCLDGVTAGGGSALHVAASRGHLELVKMVCAQAPSLIRRRNHLGDTALICAARAGHADVADYLAARAVEENEDGNPTLRATNSGGETAMHEAVRNGHALVLEKLMSRDSGLAGVVDGDGVSPLYLAVASNRADMVRVLIRESPDGVKSSASFSGPDGQTALHAAVYVSRGESLQRWEQTLASKVYNYGRTARHHGTLLAQKLEPVELLLSNNSSLAYIQDNEGLFPIHIAAIMGNVNIVRKFIEICLDYDELLDNKRRNILHCAVEHGRVMLVRHICGNPKFLRMMNARDGEGNTPLHLSVKHGQAMIFFFLMVDPRVNLAIMNNEGSTPLDVASNKIQSDDTLLSSLTDTSIIICLNLCGAYGSPCHLAKKLKDNRCSKEKKESSIYANVSRNMFNNSIFIGFSSALAAASTPPGGYIAEGADAGKPVHGGRTSFWIFMFANIMSFFLSIPTISLFVFTRQTRDHRFYLILSATLFFGAVLSMLITSVMSVWLTFDPENRWGEYIFDRLVSADLAVAIVLQVATLLWTSKHRWQDISKVIVQAILLIHVVRASIGTVQPLVKSVLAGQQEPCSSTGCVIQDDAVFLYPT
- the LOC117850268 gene encoding protein ACCELERATED CELL DEATH 6 isoform X2, which encodes MAARRETPHTMKPRVLKAVATGDLGLLEQALGLKPSPATAEQGDLSCLDGVTAGGGSALHVAASRGHLELVKMVCAQAPSLIRRRNHLGDTALICAARAGHADVADYLAARAVEENEDGNPTLRATNSGGETAMHEAVRNGHALVLEKLMSRDSGLAGVVDGDGVSPLYLAVASNRADMVRVLIRESPDGVKSSASFSGPDGQTALHAAVYVSRGESLQRWEQTLASKVYNYGRTARHHGTLLAQKLEPVELLLSNNSSLAYIQDNEGLFPIHIAAIMGNVNIVRKFIEICLDYDELLDNKRRNILHCAVEHGRVMLVRHICGNPKFLRMMNARDGEGNTPLHLSVKHGQAMIFFFLMVDPRVNLAIMNNEGSTPLDVASNKIQSDDTLLSSLTDTSIIICLNLCGAYGSPCHLAKKLKDNRCSKEKKESSIYANVSRNMFNNSIFIGFSSALAAASTPPGGYIAEGADADKQEITGFILFCLRHCFLEQFCPC